CTAATGGATTCGTAACCATTCACAGTGACTGATTGGGATCTCTGCTTTAAGTATGATTCAAACCAATATATGAGGGGGATCCCGATACCGTACTGAGAAAGCTTGTCAACGAGAAGTGAGTGGTCAACTTTGTCGAACGCGTGGCTGAAGTCTGTATATATAGCATCGATCTGCTGGCCACTATCTACTTCTTTTATAAGATCAGATGTAAAATTTGACAAATTAGTTTGCACAGATAATCCGCTTCTAAACCCATGTTGAGAGCTTGTGAGGAAATTATCTAGGTGTCTGGCAAGCGTGGGTTGCACAAGACTTTCAAAAAGTTTAGAAAAGCATGAGAGAATTGAGATAGGGCGGTAATTTTTTATGTCCATCCGATCTCCTTTCTTAAATACTGGAACAATGCGTGCTTTTTTCCATTCTTCTGGGAAGATGCCATCCTCTAGGGATCGATTAAAAATAAGTGTCAAAGGCAAAGCGATTCCTGGCCCGCAACGCTTAAGAAATATAGGAGGAATGCCGTCAGGACCCGCTCCCTTTTGGGGATCTAAAGACTTGATTTGCTTTAGTACTTCTGCTTctacgaattttattttggacatCTGTGAAATGTTGCTACTGCATTGCGATACTAGTGTCATAGAGCCAGTTGTTTGGGTGTAAATAGAGGAGAAATGGTTTGCAAACAGATTTGCTATTTCTGTTCCTGATTTTGCAACTTTGTTTTCCAGTTTCATAGACCCGGGTAAGGATGATTCacctttctttttatttttgaagtagTTCCAGAAGTATTTTGGATTTTTAGAGATGTTAGATTCGGCATTTTGTTTAAAATCGTTAAGATTAATATCAAGAAGTTTATGACAGCGACTGCGAATAATCTGGAATTCCAATTTATCTCTGGGATTTTTGTAAATACGATATTTTCTATGGAGCTTATCTTTTTcagatattaatttaattaaattgcgCTTGAACCAAGAAGGGTATTTTGTTGAATTCAGCTTACGTTTAGGAACTGATTTTTTGATTATGTTAGATAGGCATTCATAAAATGTCCGTACCATGGCATCAACATCTGTACAGGTAGAAAATTCGTGTAACCAGTCtgtatttttagtttctttaacAATAGTATCAAAGTCAGCTTTGAAGTAATTGTAAACGACACAACTCTTAGGACGCAGGTAGGAGATATTAGAATATTCGATACTTATTAAAAGGTTTGGATGATATGAATCTAATTTACTAAGTGGGTTAGAGGGCTGCGTAACAACTATGTTAAGTAAGTTACTAAATACCAAATCCAAGAGTCTATCGTCACAATTACTTATACAATTAAATTGATATAGATTGTTTATAGACATAAAATCTACCAATGAGTATCCAAGAGTGTTATTATAATTTGACGGAGTCATGTATGAGTTGTTATCATTAAAACACCATTTAATAAAACCCATGTTAAAATCTCCTAACACGACTATGTCATCAACATGATTGGTAACACAATCAACAccttccaaaaatttttttaaaatttctaattTTACTGGCGGAGGTAAGTAGACTACACAAAGTCCAATTTTCTTTATAACGTTGTTGCAGCTAATTTCAAGAACTACCCATATATCTTCATCATTTGTTTCCCAGCTTATAACACGAGAAGATGAAATCTCTCGTGAGATAGCAATGAGAACACCTCCGCCATCTTTTTTGGATTGATGGGAACAAATACGATCTTTTCTGTAGACAATGTATCGGGAATCAAACAATTCGTTATCAAAGATACCAGGATTCAGCCAGGTCTCGGtgaatacaataattttatagttaGAAATCAAGACATTCTTAAGCACATCATTGGTCTTTGTTCTTAACCCTCGTACATTCTGATAATAAATCTCTAGCTCTGTAAAGAATTTTAAGGCCATAACATTcactacaatattatttaaactatGAGCTTAAGACTGTCTTCATTTCTCATTAATATTGCTTGACTGAATTCATCCTTGCGTACATAAATTTTTCCATTTCTAATCCACGTGAACCGATATTTCATTTCTTTGGCTTTTATGCGCGTGGCGGCGTGTAAAGATTTACTTCCCGGGGTAAGATGTTCCGAAACATATATAGGGGCTCGCGCTCCTCCAATCCCTAAATGGTGGGAGCTCAATTTATCTTCAggatttttcttattatattgtGCTACAGCTGCTAGGAGAGCATCACGGTGCTTTGTGGTACGGAGCTTGACGATGACGGACCGTGGCTTGTCGGTGCTTTTGTTGAGCTTAGCTACGCGGGTAGCATGTTGGATGTCATCaacagaaatattatttttaacaacttGGCTTAGTTGCACTACCGTATTGACTAAATTTTCCGTTTTATGTTCTGGAATACCATTAATTTCAACGTTGCATTCTCTCATATGCAGTTCGACAATATTAAGCCTGGTTGTGAGGTCCTTTACCGATGCTTGAAGATGGATATTTTCCTTTTTCAATTGGTTAATAACAGCGGATTTTTCTTCTATCACAGCTCTCATTTCCTCAAACTGCGTGTTTATAAAAGACATAGATTCGTTGAATCCGACTATTTGTTCATTAATTGAATTTAGCTGCGCCGTGACCAGATTGTGTATCGTTGCAGATAATTCTTGTTTAAGAATATCACGAAGAGAGCTCTCGGTCAAGTAATTGCCGCCATCATTGCAACTCGACGATGCGGGTGTGGGAGACTTAAGTTTTTTGCGAGTAGTGACGTAGGACTGAGGAGTGTCGTAGGCCTGAGGAGTGACGTCACTGTTTGCCGTGTTGAATGAGGCGGCCTGCCTAAcgggtgtgtgtgtgttaccCGTCTTTGGTAGTTTACTACAACACTCCGGGCATTTCCAATTATCCTTTTTAGGTTGGTCCATTTGTTCAAACTGCTTAGAACTTATGTTTGCGCATTCGCAATCATATTTAGCTTTACAGGTCGCACAGCTAAGGAAACCTTTTTTGGGCAAGGTGCTCCTGCATCCAGCACACAGCGCCATCTCTTGCTGACCAAGTAATTCAAATATAGAATTTaaagaattgaaaaaaatcttcGGGTTGGGGATCGAACGCACGTCTCGATAACTTTTATATGCAGAATTAAGCCGGCACTTAACCAACTGAGCCACGGGCTCGTTACTTCAGGTCGCGAAAATTTTTAACTTATTGAGATGTATGAGCGTtattataatgatgatttttatgCGGGTAGGTAAGTAACTTGTATGACACAAAGTTAATTAGTTATAAGTAAAAACGAACattatttaatgataaatagatTCACTATGCTAACTATCGaatgtttctttttatttaggGCACTATAACACACGTTTTTTATATATCTTAGTTAGATTTTATACGACTTTTAGAACCTAAAATGATGTTTTGCACAAAACATAGTCACTTTTGTAAATCACAGTTTAAAGCTTATTGTTGATTTATTTTGTTGGTTTTATATATACACTTCACATATTAAGATGTTTTACACTAATTTCAAGCAAAAATATTATCAGTCTgaaactatttatatttttatttcgtaaaatAACACAGAgctgttgtaatattatgtttactgGGCAACGGTGGCGCCCTCTCTCTCCCTTTAATCATTGGGTCTCTGATCAAGACCCAATGATTAAAGCCTTCACACACAAACCACGATAGTAGGGCGGTGCGATGGACACTACGAAGCAGATGATACTGAATGggtgcatttttaacccccgacccaaaaagaggggtgttataagtttgacgtgtgtatctgtgtatctgcgtatctgtgtatctgtctgtggcatcgtagcgcctaaacgaatgaaccgattttaatttagtttttttttgtttgaaaagtggcttgatcgagagtgttcttagctatcatccaagaaaatcggttcagccgtttgaaagttatcagcttttttctagttactgtaaccttcacttgtcgggggtgttataaatttttaatttacacttgtacaattaCTACCCATGACGAaagtgccagatccttttttccacgcgtATGGAAAccgtggaatcaactcccatcggcggtgttcccactagaatACATCAAGGAATGGAtgaacaaattcctgaaaagccggcaatgcatcggcggttcctctggtgctgcaaatggtCATGGGCGGCGGGAATCACTTAACGTTTGGTGAACCGcctactcgtttgctcgctattttgtTAATGCGTGAAAAGATTTCTATTACTATTCCAAagaagatatttaaaaaaaaatcactttttacAATGGCGTAAATTTtgttacacctttgttacctgttatttcCCTAAGCtactatgatccaaacttttTAGTCGCttatcgttcctccctgtgttagggaaaatacgcagataaactttcagccttttataaaataacgtaggTCTGACCCTTGTtagctctctctctattatgaAACTCAATAGttttgcattttaaatttttgcagAGGTAAGGTATTTCGTAAATAAATATGGCACACAATTTTAACCGATAGGTAATCTCTTCTCAACGAAAACGCTCACGGTAGAGGAGTTTAATATAAAAGCGGCTTGGGGCTAGAGTAATTTTGCGAAAATTCATGCATGCAGTATGCAAACACTGCACAAACGTCGGGATATTAAAGGAAAATAAGCGTTTAGGGTTGTCTCGTACGGGACCCtgaaaactaattaaaatatgtacctactcattttataaaatactacatTGGAGCATCAACAATAATTTTACCCACACTTTGCTAACACAATACCCAACAGCtgtttactaacccccgacccaaaaagaggggtgttataagttttacgtgtacCTGTGTATattatgtctgtggcatcgtagttcctaaactattgaaccgattttaatctaattttttttatttgaaaggtggcttgatcgagagtgttcttagctataatccaagaaaatcagtttagttgtttgaaagttatcagctcttttctaattttcttatagaggtttttgtgtcgagggttttttgattttgagttaCTGGATAATacaacatccgtcaggtcgatttttttcgtattaaaaatgtagcctatattatCCGGagcataataacgaatcgattgacatctcattcatctgAATCGGCTctgtagtttaggtgctacggtggaacacatat
This genomic stretch from Maniola jurtina chromosome 2, ilManJurt1.1, whole genome shotgun sequence harbors:
- the LOC123871725 gene encoding uncharacterized protein LOC123871725, whose product is MSFINTQFEEMRAVIEEKSAVINQLKKENIHLQASVKDLTTRLNIVELHMRECNVEINGIPEHKTENLVNTVVQLSQVVKNNISVDDIQHATRVAKLNKSTDKPRSVIVKLRTTKHRDALLAAVAQYNKKNPEDKLSSHHLGIGGARAPIYVSEHLTPGSKSLHAATRIKAKEMKYRFTWIRNGKIYVRKDEFSQAILMRNEDSLKLIV